The DNA region AATAAATTTAATGACTTCATTGGCTACAACTTCACGCTCATTATCTACAGTAATCATATGGTAAGAATTGCCCAACCAAATTACTCGACATGTTTCTGAGCTAATTCTTCTGATTATTAAGTCAGGATTTTTAGGAGAGGCAGTTTCATCGTCGATAGCATGAATGATCAACACGTCCGATGTGACGTCTTCGAGATTTTTTTTGGTTTCTGCGACCAATTGCAAAGACTGATAGAGATGTTTTGCCGGGAGATGTGCTGCGCCTAGTTCGCTTACAGAGTTAGCCATAACGGCCTTTTTAATATGCCTACGTAACTCTTTGTTTTTAACGCCGAATGGCTCAGATTCCTTGTAATGCCAATTTCGAAATCCTAATTTATAAATTAATGATAAGAATGGGTGATACCAAGGCACAGACCATCCATCAAAAAAAATGACTGGGGAAAGCAGAGAAATACATCTAATAGTTGTATTTCTTTCGGCAACTGCAAGTGCAAGCGTAGCTCCCATACTTAACCCAACAAGTGATACAGATTCATAGGTAGAACTTAAGTCGTAAACAAGATGATCTACCATATCAATCCACTCTTGGTAGCCTTTTAAACCCGTATGTGCTGAGTAGCCAGGTATTTTTGGGATCGCGTACGTGTGGCCAGATTGACGTAAGAGTCTGGGAATAACGCCCATTTCCAATTCAGATCCACAAAGCCCGGGCAAAAGAATCACTGCATGACCAGAATTACCTTGATAGAATGTTTCGTAGCGATCTTGTTGATCTGGTGTGGCTGTCATTGGGTGTTTCTAGTGCCTATTTATTAATAACGTCATTATTACTCATGAAAATACAAAATTCGAAGCGCTGGGCAAAAAATGGGCCTCAAGTCTTTTTTTTAGCTATGTTTGGAGTGTTTGTGGCTTTTTCCATACGCTACAGCTTGCATACATTTTTGCAGAGCAGTCTCCCGATGACTTTTTTTATTCTTAATACTATCTTAGTAGCCCTTTTTTATGGCTTTCTACCCAGTCTAATGACGATCTTTCTTTCAGTTCCCTTGGCATTCTTTTTCTTTGTCCCACCTTTTGACTCATTTGATTTTCCAACACCCCAAGATTCTTTTGTATTTATCTCATACATCCTGATAGCTTTTATTGCCGTTGGTATCGTAGAGTGGTTGCAACGGGAGCGGTACAAGGCGATATTACTGACCCGCGTTAGTGATAGCAATTTTCAGCTTTTAAGTGATGCCAGCCGAAGTCTGAAAAATGCACTAAATCTCATTCCAAAAGATAAAGACCCTCTTATTAAGCCTTAAAATTTACCTTTTGCGTTAAGAGCAAACAGAACTGTGACTTTTAT from Polynucleobacter sp. AP-Elch-400A-B2 includes:
- a CDS encoding carboxylesterase, which encodes MTATPDQQDRYETFYQGNSGHAVILLPGLCGSELEMGVIPRLLRQSGHTYAIPKIPGYSAHTGLKGYQEWIDMVDHLVYDLSSTYESVSLVGLSMGATLALAVAERNTTIRCISLLSPVIFFDGWSVPWYHPFLSLIYKLGFRNWHYKESEPFGVKNKELRRHIKKAVMANSVSELGAAHLPAKHLYQSLQLVAETKKNLEDVTSDVLIIHAIDDETASPKNPDLIIRRISSETCRVIWLGNSYHMITVDNEREVVANEVIKFIGISQQKSDLMAQHDASSPSLIIKNRHEG
- a CDS encoding DUF4118 domain-containing protein, whose product is MFRSDLVDLVWLSLGVSSAYLLITSLLLMKIQNSKRWAKNGPQVFFLAMFGVFVAFSIRYSLHTFLQSSLPMTFFILNTILVALFYGFLPSLMTIFLSVPLAFFFFVPPFDSFDFPTPQDSFVFISYILIAFIAVGIVEWLQRERYKAILLTRVSDSNFQLLSDASRSLKNALNLIPKDKDPLIKP